From Streptomyces sp. Edi4, one genomic window encodes:
- a CDS encoding DMT family transporter yields MTTATTPAPALAAVPRTDVVLLGVAIASVSLSAPLIAATAAPALAIAFWRNALAVGALTPVAWFKYRARLRALTRREVGLTVGAGALLALHFGLWLPSLSMTSVASSTALCTTTPIWTTIALRLRGHRPPALVWTGTLAACVGVVLLTGVDLSLSPRALAGDALALGGGVAAAGYVLLGAEVRKSVDTVPYTYLCYGTAAAGLLTAAFLSGAELTSYDGTTWIKLGVLTLAAQLLGHSLLNRVVASLGPSVTSTAILLETPGAALIAALWLGQQPPALAYPALLVILAGLALVVRANRAS; encoded by the coding sequence GTGACCACTGCAACCACCCCGGCCCCCGCGCTCGCGGCCGTCCCGCGCACCGACGTCGTCCTGCTCGGGGTCGCCATCGCCAGCGTCTCGCTGTCCGCGCCGCTGATCGCCGCGACCGCCGCGCCCGCGCTGGCCATCGCCTTCTGGCGCAACGCGCTCGCGGTCGGCGCGCTGACCCCGGTGGCGTGGTTCAAGTACCGTGCCCGCCTGCGCGCCCTGACCCGGCGCGAGGTGGGCCTGACGGTCGGGGCGGGCGCGCTGCTCGCGCTGCACTTCGGACTGTGGCTGCCCAGCCTGAGCATGACGTCCGTCGCCTCCTCGACCGCGCTGTGCACCACCACCCCGATCTGGACGACCATCGCGCTGCGCCTGCGCGGCCACCGTCCCCCGGCCCTGGTGTGGACGGGCACCCTGGCCGCCTGCGTCGGCGTCGTCCTGCTCACCGGAGTCGACCTGAGCCTTTCGCCGCGCGCGCTGGCGGGGGACGCGCTCGCCCTCGGCGGCGGCGTCGCGGCCGCCGGGTACGTCCTGCTCGGCGCCGAGGTGCGCAAGAGCGTGGACACCGTGCCGTACACCTACCTCTGCTACGGCACGGCGGCCGCCGGGCTGCTCACGGCCGCCTTCCTGAGCGGCGCGGAGCTCACCTCGTACGACGGCACGACCTGGATCAAGCTCGGCGTGCTCACGCTCGCCGCCCAGCTCCTCGGCCACTCGCTGCTCAACCGGGTCGTGGCGAGTCTCGGCCCGTCCGTCACCTCTACGGCGATCCTGCTCGAAACCCCGGGCGCCGCCCTCATCGCGGCGCTCTGGCTCGGCCAGCAGCCCCCGGCCCTGGCCTACCCGGCGCTCCTGGTGATCCTGGCCGGGCTCGCCCTGGTCGTCCGGGCCAACCGCGCCTCCTGA